From one Odontesthes bonariensis isolate fOdoBon6 chromosome 14, fOdoBon6.hap1, whole genome shotgun sequence genomic stretch:
- the LOC142398986 gene encoding excitatory amino acid transporter 1-like — MKEMLSSSDDISEMDSVQVLGPERNPNDVASIQKRSKIWNFLKRNAFVTLTVTAVAGGIGLGFALRHINMSTAEIKYLTFPGEILMRMLQMLMLPLIISSLIAGMSSVDRKAYGRIGLRAFTYYMVTTIIAAFTGIGLAVVIQPGKSSRHTTEPSGGTAEAVQSVDAFLDLIRNMIPSNLVEACFRKYRTVYSSSNSSGKYLGVFNKTENTPIPGKSDGINLLGLLVFSIAFGLILSSMETEGKPLRDLFNSLNKAIMLLINIVIWYSPVGIIFLLAGQIVKMADAGEIGREVAMYALTVIIGLMIHSLFTLPLIYILVTRNNPLRFVGGILQALTTAFGTSSSSATLPVTFHCMEKNHNMDKQVTRFMLPIGATMNMDGAALYEAVAALFIAQIHNMDFDFGQIIVLSLIVTAASTGAAGIPQAGMVSMVIVLASVGLPTEDISLLMIVDWILDRLRTATNVLGDCIGVGVVQHLSRDELQSFSPAGKNLVWTQEMP, encoded by the exons ATGAAGGAGATGCTTTCCAGCTCTGATGACATATCTGAGATGGACTCGGTACAGGTTCTGGGACCTGAAAGAAACCCAAATGATGTAGCCTCTATCCAGAAAAGATCTAAAATATGGAATTTTCTCAAGAGAAATGCTTTTGTCACTCTCACTGTGACTGCTGTTGCCGGAG GAATTGGCCTTGGCTTTGCTCTACGACACATTAATATGTCAACGGCGGAAATTAAATATTTGACTTTTCCTGGAGAGATACTTATGAGGATGCTGCAGATGTTGATGCTTCCCCTCATCATTTCCAGTCTGATTGCAG GCATGTCGAGTGTAGACAGAAAGGCTTATGGGAGAATCGGACTAAGGGCTTTCACTTATTATATGGTTACCACTATTATTGCTGCTTTCACTGGCATTGGCCTGGCTGTCGTCATCCAGCCAGGGAAATCATCCAGGCATACCACAGAGCCCTCTGGTGGTACAGCAGAGGCTGTGCAGAGTGTGGATGCTTTCCTGGATTTGATCAG AAACATGATCCCCTCAAATCTGGTGGAAGCTTGTTTCAGAAAG TATAGGACAGTTTACTCCAGCAGTAATTCTTCAGGAAAATATCTGGGTGTCTTCAATAAGACTGAGAACA CACCAATTCCAGGCAAATCGGATGGCATCAATCTTTTGGGTCTGTTGGTGTTCTCCATTGCCTTTGGCCTCATCTTGAGCAGCATGGAGACAGAGGGAAAACCTCTGAGGGATTTATTCAACTCCCTGAACAAAGCCATTATGCTTCTGATTAATATAGTTATCTG GTATTCACCAGTGGGAATCATCTTCCTGCTGGCAGGACAGATTGTGAAGATGGCAGACGCAGGAGAGATTGGTCGTGAAGTTGCCATGTATGCTCTCACTGTGATCATTGGCTTGATGATCCACAGCCTGTTCACTCTTCCCCTCATCTATATCTTAGTGACACGAAATAATCCCTTGAGGTTTGTGGGAGGCATCCTCCAGGCACTCACCACTGCCTTTGGGACGTCATCCAG TTCTGCAACCCTGCCTGTTACCTTCCATTGTATGGAGAAGAATCACAACATGGACAAACAAGTGACACGCTTCATGCTCCCAATAGGAGCCACAATGAACATGGATGGTGCAGCCCTCTATGAAGCAGTGGCCGCTTTATTTATAGCCCAGATTCATAACATGGATTTTGACTTTGGGCAAATCATTGTCCTCAG TTTGATTGTCACAGCAGCAAGCACTGGTGCAGCAGGCATCCCTCAGGCTGGCATGGTATCCATGGTGATTGTGTTGGCGTCAGTTGGACTGCCCACTGAAGATATATCACTGCTCATGATTGTTGACTGGATTCT GGATCGTCTGAGGACTGCCACCAACGTGCTGGGTGACTGTATCGGTGTTGGTGTAGTGCAGCATCTGTCCAGAGATGAGCTGCAGAGCTTCAGTCCTGCAGGGAAAAACTTA GTGTGGACACAGGAGATGCCGTAA
- the LOC142398814 gene encoding caytaxin-like: MGTAEATLRMDSMEVKDEWQDEDFPRPLPEDGDVDSCGLTDNRTNPPSTLNVGESMTQRKRRTLVAPDMNLSLDQSEGSVLSDDFLETPDDLDINVDDIETPDETDSLEFINNGNELEWEDDTPVATAKRLPGESDEERDSSGRLWRTVIIGDQEQRIDMQVIRPYLRVVTHGGYYGEGLNAIIVFAACYLPDSSCEDYTYIMENLFLYVVSSLELLVAEDYMIIYLNGATPRRKMPGISWLKRCYQMIDRKLRKNLKCLIIAHPTWFIRTVLAISRPFISVKFMDKLRYVQTLDELSQIIPMEHVQIPECVLQYDDEKIKAQRERLEQDKQQTISTLPKERPKSMITEVGRDV, encoded by the exons ATGGGTACAGCAGAGGCCACTTTACGCATGGACAGCATGGAGGTTAAGGATGAGTGGCAGGATGAGGACTTTCCCAG GCCACTGCCAGAGGATGGAGATGTTGACTCATGCGGTCTCACAGACAACAGAACCA ATCCTCCCAGCACTCTGAATGTTGGGGAGTCCATGACTCAGCGGAAGCGTCGCACACTGGTCGCCCCAGATATGAACCTGTCCCTGGATCAAAGCGAGGGGTCGGTGCTCTCTGATGACTTCCTGGAAACGCCCGACGACCTGGACATCAATGTTGACGACATCGAGACACCTGATGAGACAGACTCGCTTGAGTTCATCAACAATGGCAATGAGCTGGAATGGGAAG ATGATACTCCTGTGGCCACTGCTAAGCGTCTTCCAGGAGAAAGTGACGAGGAGAGAGACTCGTCTGGTCGTCTGTGGCGAACAGTGATCATTGGTGACCAGGAGCAACGGATTGACATGCAGGTCATTAGACCGTACCTGCGAGTGGTCACACATGGAG GTTATTATGGTGAGGGTCTGAATGCCATCATCGTGTTTGCAGCATGCTACCTCCCTGACAGCAGCTGTGAGGACTACACATACATCATGGAGAATCTCTTCCT GTATGTTGTGAGCAGCCTGGAGCTGCTTGTGGCTGAGGATTATATGATTATTTACCTGAACGGAGCCACTCCTCGCAGGAAGATGCCGGGAATCAGCTGGCTGAAGAGATGCTACCAGATGATTGACAGAAA ACTGAGGAAGAATCTAAAGTGTCTCATCATTGCTCACCCCACATGGTTCATCCGGACTGTCCTGGCCATCTCAAGACCTTTCATCAG TGTGAAGTTCATGGATAAACTCCGATATGTTCAGACCCTGGACGAGCTCAGCCAGATAATTCCCATGGAGCATGTGCAGATCCCTGAATGTGTGCTGCA GTATGATGATGAGAAGATAAAAGCACAAAGGGAAAG ACTTGAGCAAGACAAACAGCAGACCATCTCAACACTACCAAAAGAAAG GCCAAAGTCAATGATAACAGAGGTTGGCCGCGACGTCTGA